One Choloepus didactylus isolate mChoDid1 chromosome 16, mChoDid1.pri, whole genome shotgun sequence DNA window includes the following coding sequences:
- the LOC119511435 gene encoding myosin heavy chain IB-like: MTPKGKGKEAAPGTQRELPVELPTWHGREGARPQLQLVPAAERRRRVGLGSGRGGLGGGRLGTEAGGGRRAASAPRGGQGGLCPRSRAVPGRMQPGPRGGVGGGSCSGSHSPGAPAALPAAASLPLQLLAGLARPCPRGPGYSRSGPACGTTGDHSPCSPGGCTRAPPRTRPRSSGPLAMDVETTLRARPWRGGKMAWVPEMDEVIESGLVHIFAASLLGSVQDLGAGAYSMSDVLALPIFKREDSSLPLDGETEHAPFQ, encoded by the exons GCACGGGAGGGAGGGAGCCCGGCCGCAGCTGCAGCTGGTCCCGGCGGCGGAGCGGCGGCGGCGGGTTGGCCTGGGCAGCGGGCGCGGGGGCCTGGGCGGCGGGCGGCTGGGAACGGAGGCTGGGGGCGGGCGGCGGGCGGCCTCGGCCCCTCGCGGCGGTCAGGGAGGGCTGTGCCCCCGCTCCAGGGCAGTCCCGGGGAGGATGCAGCCTGGGCCCCGGGGCGGGGTGGGCGGCGGCAGCTGCAGCGGTAGCCACTCCCCCGGGGCGCCTGCG GCCCTGCCGGCGGCCGCGTCGCTCCCGCTGCAGCTGCTCGCGGGACTCGCCAGGCCCTGCCCGCGGGGTCCCGGCTACTCACGCTCTGGTCCCGCCTGTGGCACCACTGGTGACCATTCTCCGTGCAGCCCCGGAGGCTGCACACGGGCCCCCCCCAGGACACGCCCGCGGAGCTCAGGCCCTTTGGCCATGGACGTGGAGACCACGCTGCGTGCCCGGCCGTGGCGAGGTGGGAAGATGGCCTGGGTGCCCGAGATGGACGAGGTGATCGAGTCCGGGCTGGTGCACATCTTCGCCGCCAGCCTCTTGGGCAGTGTGCAGGATCTGGGCGCCGGTGCCTACAGCATGAGCGATGTGTTGGCATTGCCCATTTTCAAACGGGAAGATTCCAGCCTTCCACTGGATGGTGAAACTGAACACGCACCCTTTCAGTAG